Within Tistrella mobilis, the genomic segment ATTTCGATCTCTGGACCGAGGAATCGGTGCCGCTGCTCCGCCACACCCTGCTGGTCCGCGGCGGTCCGCTGACCCCTGAGCATGTGGAAGAGGTGGTGGACATCGCGGTCTCGGAATGCGAGCGCGCCTATCCCGCCTTCCAGTTCGTGATCTGGGGCGGCAAGACGGCCGACGAGGCCATCACCGCCGCCATGTTCGAAACCGTCGGCGAGGCCTGATTCCCGATGACCAGCGCATCCGAAGCCGGGACGGCCGGTCAGCTTCTCGTGATCGGCGCCGGCCGGATGGGCGGGGCGATGATCGAGGGCTGGATCGCCCGTGGCCGCGATCCGCACAGCATCACCGTGATCGACCCCTCTGCCGACGGCCGGGCCCGGCTGCAGGCCCGCGGCGTGCGCGCCGCCGCCGATGCCGATGCAGTGGCCATGCCCGATGGCGGTTTCGACGTGCTGGTGGTGGCGGTGAAGCCGCAGAGCTTCGAGGCGGCCCTGCCGCCCGCGGCCCCTCTGGTCGGGGCTGAGACCCTGGTGGTCTCGGTCGCCGCCGGCAAGACGGTGCAGACCCTGCGCGACCTGCTCGGCCATCCGCGGAAGGTGATCCGGGCGATGCCGAACACCCCTGCGGCAATTGGTCGCGGCATCACCGGCTGCTATGCGGTCCCCGAGACCGAGGGCGGTGATCGCGCCCTGGCCGAGGCACTGCTCTCGGCCGTGGGCGAGGTGGTCTGGATCGAGGATGAAGGGCTGATCGATGCGGTGACCGCCGTTTCGGGTAGCGGACCGGCCTATGTCTTCCACATGATCGAGGCGATGACCCTGGCCGGCGAAGAGGTGGGGCTGCCCCACGAAACCGCGCGCCGGCTGGCGCGGGCGACCGTGATCGGCGCCGCAGCGCTGGCCGATGCCTCGCCCGAGACCGAGACCGCATTGCGGGAAGCCGTCACCAGCCCGGCCGGCACCACCGCCGCGGCCCTGTCGGTGCTGATGGACCGGCAGGCGGGGCTGCCGCCGCTGATGGCGCGCGCGGTCACTGCCGCACGCGACCGCGGCCGGGAGCTGGCAGGCTGACGATCCGGGCTCGGGAACCTTGGGTTGAGAGACGAGGGGCGGCTGCGGCCGCCCTTTTTCGTGCGCCCGATGGGGGAAAATCAGGGCCGCATGACGGACCGGCCCACGCATGGGTCTTGCCCCGCAGCCCGGTTCGGGTCACTAATCGGCAAAGCCCCACAAAAGCGGAGCGCCGGAGAGATGACC encodes:
- the proC gene encoding pyrroline-5-carboxylate reductase, producing the protein MTSASEAGTAGQLLVIGAGRMGGAMIEGWIARGRDPHSITVIDPSADGRARLQARGVRAAADADAVAMPDGGFDVLVVAVKPQSFEAALPPAAPLVGAETLVVSVAAGKTVQTLRDLLGHPRKVIRAMPNTPAAIGRGITGCYAVPETEGGDRALAEALLSAVGEVVWIEDEGLIDAVTAVSGSGPAYVFHMIEAMTLAGEEVGLPHETARRLARATVIGAAALADASPETETALREAVTSPAGTTAAALSVLMDRQAGLPPLMARAVTAARDRGRELAG